The DNA segment TCGCATAGCCCCCTCCTTTGGGTTCTGTCGTTAAAAAGTCAACCAAGTCCTTTCCCAATTCCATGCTAAACAGCCCCAACAGTCCTTAAATTAACCAAACCTCATCATCTACCAGGGCGCTCTCGATGTGCTGGGCGCATGGAATGTGAACAGAGGCAAAGAGTGAGAAGGAGAATATGGAAATTCATCACCTTCTTTTACGCATCCTACCCTTACCCGTTGCTTTCATGAAGACCCAATACCTTTGTGTGTAGTTTGGTTATTTATATGACATTGGCCAAGATTTATGAACACGGTGCGCCATTTTGAAGGTAAATAGGAGCGCTCAGACAGTTTCCTGCAGCCGTACCATTGTCGTCCCGTAGAAGCTACGTTTAAAACTATTCTTTGATTTACGACCTGCACTGTCCTGTCCGTACAGTATCTCTATATCCGACATGGTTAAACTAAACATAGCGTCCCGTAAATTCCTCCTCTCACCAAAAGAGGATTCAAAACACTGTCGAAGTGTTGTTGGAGCATTATTATGGTACTATCATCAAAGTGCCCACGTACCACTGCTATTGATGTCCCTTGCACAAAGTGGGAGAGAGACAGTTGcgttggaaattgaaagaCAACCAGAAGCGACACAAAGAACACTTACCGGAAATTATCGAAGGATGTCTCGTGGGTGATAGGCGGCAGAAGAGCGTGGCCGATGGAAAACCAAAGACATTACGGAAGCCAACATAGATCCTCCAGAGGGTGGTTTCGATCTAGTGCTCACTCGCCACCACTATGGCAACCGTTTGCAGAGCGCATTAGTGTTGTAGAgctttaaatttgaatttacgATGAGTGCTTTTAGTTCATTTTCATTCGTCCGTTTGCTTTTGGCCGGGCTTTCCTTGTACTGGACAGTTTCCTGGACTTCCTGTCAGCTTTTACCATTTGACATTGTCCTCTTTGGTAAGCCTTTTACCCGTAGTGTGAGGCAAGCAACCCATACTCTTTACCGGCCATTCCGGCGCCGGTTCCTTCCTTCCTGTAGCCGGTTTAGATGAAGAATGCGTTTTTGCTGCACAAATCAACCAAGATCTTCGGGTGAGTGGCTGTTTTGCTTTGAGAATGGACATGACGAACTTCAGAACACCTTTCCATCTTGAATGATATGTTATACCTTGGACATAAGACGATGTTCAATATCAGTACTAAAGCTCATCGCTACCGAATGGTTTCTTCCCAAGTGCTCTACAGAAAGCTACTCATCTATACGCAATTTCCTTTATCACTAGTATGTCTGCAAGCAACTCAACCAAATCGTAAGTGTGTCTCTCCGACGGGCAAGCTAGTCTTTTAGAGTACTGGAAAGGTAATTTATGCCAACAAGGCGTTAAGACTGAACTAGAGTGTTCCTCACGCGACTCTCAATGAACACTTCAAAAACAACCCCTAGCGTATCCGTTAGTAAACAACCGTAAACAATGATACTTGCTCTCGTGTCTAGAGGGTTCAAAGACAGTTTTTGTTATCGAGCTTGCAATTTTTAGAACCTTTCCTTTGTAAACCCTTCCAAAGTTAAGCACTACCTACTATACTGGAGAACTCCATCAATCGATGTTAAGTATCGGACTAAACTCATAGTTGATTTTAGTTGTGTTTTATCAtagtccttttttttgttcttttcattGTGAAAACCCCTTCTGTTTTTATAGTGCCTGGTGCTAGGAGTGGGCCAAGGTAAGGAGGATTTTGATTTCACGGTTCATTGAAACGGAAATGCCGATGAGTGATCTGCCCGACAACAGCCCAAAATCTCCCCTCGACCTGCAAAAGACGAGGAGGGGCTTGAGGAATTGTTTCTGCACCTTTTGGAGGATTCTATACCCTGTACGTACAAGTTTCGACGTATGGTGTACTGTGTACCCAGCTTCAGTCAACAGCAGCTCAAATAAGCTTTTGAATGGATCGATTCCATCGAACCTTTTATCGGGATGGGATTTGTTGATAAAGCGGAACTCGAAGAGCGAAGAGATTATTCCACGAAAGTAAaggacaaaaaataaataaacacgtTTAGCCACCTCCACCGGATGATCCTATTCGTAGCCGGAACGAATGAGGATCGTGGACCTAAACTAATCGAAAACTGTGATTAATTTTGTTCAACTGTTGAAATCAGAAATAATGACACACTACAGAACGGGTTGAGGCAAAAAGGCACTATTTTGCGGTGTCACAGGTGATGAAACGGTTCATTTCTCTCGTTTAATCGTTGTTTTTGCCAAGTTCAAGGTTTTTATGGCTAGCGATGAGGCAAAACTTCCCTCGTGTTTGAAATAGATTGACCAAAACattttgtatatatttttcCTTTATGCAGCATATTTCTGATAAAAAAgaggtttttttattgttctgaCCGTTTATATCGTAAGGCCTAAATGAGTGGACTACTCAATAGTTTGGATATTTACAATAGTAGATAAAACATAACAATAAGGACGAACTTATCTCACACAATCCTAAACTGAGAATCCCTGAACACAGACGTTCCTTGAATGTGCCCTGAAAGATATCAAATTTAAACACATTAGTGGTCAAGTACAAACTACTCCTGCTAAATAGCTCAATGATACATTGCTTCAACGTTGTTCATTGGTACATAGCTTCAATACGGTGCTTGAACAACTCGAGGTAAATTTTCCGTCATAATCCATATGTACTCTTAAGCCTACTATGCTACGCCCTCTCTATTATGAGGAAGGCTTGATCGTCACTGGTccttgatacgctgtacgtCAATGAGATCTTACAAACCGCCTTTGGAACGGGCCAGACCTACGATGCAAAAAATCCTTCTGAGCATGTTGTCAAGAACTTCAAATTTGAAAGGATAGCAAAATAATGTccatataaaacaaaatgcaaaaaaaaaagaatttataTGTTATTTTTAGCTTTAACATTTTTATAATATAGAGCATTGTAAATCATTAACATTCTACACTACGTTTCATAATGATGGCCTCACCtagttttttgttgatttaaggctaataaaaattatcagataattttgaaaaaaaaatctcacgTTTTCCAATGCGTTTGAAAAAACTTTTGCCGGAAAATAACACATATTGATAAGTATACTTAAATCTAGTGATCAGTTGAATCTCCATTACGGTTGATCACCTGAAAAATCCGTTTGGCATACTTTCGGTAAAATTTAGCAAAGACTGAACAGACGAGGTTCGCCAGGCATACCAAATCGCTACTTCCAGATGCTGTACGGTCTCataatgttttccattttcatatACTTTTCGAACTATTATGCTCCAGACGTTCTCAACGGTATTTAGATCTGAGGAAATGGCTGGTCAAGTAATAGtattgattttcattttctccaGGATAtcctttgttttcttgttgaCATGTACGGAAGCGTTATCTTGTTGGAATATCAACTGGTTATTGTTGTATATGTTCAAGTGAGAATTCAAATGATTGCTTTATGATATGTGACTGATCACCGTCCATTTGTGTTGGAACAATCGCCAAATCATACTTTCCATGGCTGCTAAATGCACCCCATATCATTATAGAACCGCCTTCAAAATTGCGTATTACAAATTACCGTGGTTTGTATCGCGAATCTGGCCAACAGTGACCTACAATCAATTTAtagtttaaaatatgttcaataCCACATCACGAAAACTTACGTCATTCCATTCACGTGTCCACGTCATGTGTTCGGTAGCAAATTCTATTCTGGCGGATTTATGATGCTGTTTTAGATAGGGAGCCTTCTtcactttttcttttgcaatatCAGGGGATTGATCGTGTGTCCACCATACTGTTGTTTTGCTTACATTGAGTCCAAGTGTTCGTTTGATTCTCAGACATCCTTTTGTTGAGTTCGAAGCtgctttaattattcttcgtTCATCTCTCACGGATAGTTTTTATGGACGCCCCGTAGACATCCTTTGGCCTCAAGCACTTAGATAATTGAGGTAATTGTTCATAACTTTCGTATATCTTTGAATAAGTTCACTGATTTCGCGATTTGATTTGCCAAATGCATGACAAGCATCAATTTGGCCTATTTCGTACTCAGAGAGCTTGTAATGAGTTCGATTTTTGAATAGGGTCGTCATGTAATGAGTTCGGAAGATAGTCACGGTCGCTATGTAATGCGATGATCGGAAAAAAAGTACCTGGAGTaacgtcgcggtaggtcagttttaCTGATATGAGCCGAGGTAGGATAAAACTTGGGGACGAAGTGGGATAAAAGTGTTGGAGtggacttttcaacacttgatcgtccaggcgatcatagaaacctttaggaggtttcccttactggaaacgtagGAGTTTAGAGGCTTTACCTTGGGAAGGGggcataactaaactctttaaatgagaagtcgatagatgttggatgggcatagtcttatcctgacagtccgaacgaatctgagttgccacggtcggaattggttttatttatactcaaatgaagttaagggtttcgcacatttggttccgggttttATGTTGGAACGTTATtattttcactcagctagttacgtaTGTCTTTTGTtaacaagaacgatggttcttgtcactaagttcctgttttgggtttaatgcatatactgttcctgctttgggttacaTACTGTTCGTGCttatgttgtgcgtttcggttgtttttgataagtATGTCCcatctgttatttgtttgaatgaaCGGCCTGAACTCCTCCGGGTGTGTtgctatggtatgatctgatttactgaatgtgttataatgaatgtattACAAAGGTGTGATTTgcctttccaaagtgtgttacaaagTGTATATAGCTGATactgtgtattataataagttttgtatagcagatatgctacaagcAGTTTTCCCCGACCGATACCTAAACtggatggaaaatttaatGTAGGACAGTGGCAAATTCCAATGGCTGCCAGATTAAATTTGTATGCTCTTGGTTTAATGCAAGATAGTTGCACTATTAAAGGTGGGGCTATCATTTTTAAACGTCCctttttcaagtttttttttattatcaaaaatattttcaacatttttttaaattttttcaGGCAAAAATTTGTTCAAAGGCATTGAAAAAAGTGacgattttttcaaaactatcCGATAATTTTTAATGGCcttaaatcaacaaaaactaGGTGAGGCCATCATTATGAAACGCAGTGTAGTACTGATAATGATTATATAAAACATAACATATAAATGTAAACTTTACTTACGTATGGTACAATAGCTTTAAAACAGATAATTTGCTGTAAATCATTTGCCACTCTATATGTTTCTATATTACTATCGAAATGCTGTACCGTAGCACATATATCACTTCGTATTGTTTCACAACGGTTATGATACTGTGAAGATACACTTGaaacaaattataaatttGCCAGCCAAATTTAGAAGTAGAATTAGAAGTAAACCTTGTTGAGTGAGTGCGTTCGTGTACTATGTAATGGTAATTGGACGAGCTGTAAAACTAGTCACAGGCTATTAAATTCATCCTATTTGCTTGAAATAATGACACAAACTGTTTTGATGGACAAAAATATCAATTCTCTATCAGTTTTTAATTAACTATTAGGGATATTTGGAAAAGCATTCCTATAATCGCAGTTTTCTACAATTAGTGTTCGATTTTATTAAGGTTAGTTAAATTTCacatcatttatttatttttttagtttagaaTACATCTTTCCCCACCTTCCTTAGGCCCCACAACACTCACATACTCGGTTGTATGCTCACTAGGACGTTGTTTACGCAAATAACTGCTCGAAATTCATTAGCGCCAATCATGAATATTCCATAGCAAACAACTCCGTTTGACCGAGACCGAGACTGGGGATTCCAACGGCATCTTCAATGCCACACACCAAACGGTTCCACCATCTGACGTTTTGAAGCATTGTTATCGTTCTCTCTATTCAAAACCGGTTCGAACGTTGAACAGTCGTTTGTGCTGGTACCGTACTCCTAAACCAGCTGGTGCTGTTAGCTTGAATCATCCACAGACGTATAGAAACCGGAACAGAATCCTTCCGCAAAACGCCTACGTTCGTTTGATATTGACCCTAGCAGTCAATGAACTCCCATCGGCTTTGCAAACCGGGAAGATGATCACACCGCAGATTCACGCTATAGATCGCACCACCACACCAAGGTTAACTAGTCCGGCACGGAACGGCACACCGTTTGGCGATTGTCACATCGTAAGTGGTTGGTGTGCAAAGAATGGAAGAAGTTCGCGAAAGAATCAAACCTCGCGAAACCAATATCAACAACACACTCGCCAAGGCTTTTAGCCTGAATGTTTGCCGTCTCAGCCCAAATTTCAAACGTATAAATAAGAGGTGACCGATCGCTAATTCGCGGAGATTCGCTAGACGCGAGCTGTGTTACAGTGCATAACGAAACGCAACGAAGCAATTGTACAGCAGTGATGTTGCGAGCGTTTGTGATAGTGATGATGGTCGGAATGGCCCTAACAGTGCCAATCCAAAACACGCGATCCACTGGTGTTTCGGTGCCAACAGCAAGCCTGGAATCTGTAGACAGCAAAGCAAATCAACAACCGGCGACTCGTCAGTTGGCGAATGATCCTGAAGCGGACCGCAACAAACGGCACCTCGGCTTCGGAGGCATCGGTATCGGTGTGGGTCTGATCGGTGGAGGATTCAGCCCGTACGACAACTATGGCTACGGTGGCTATTATGGAGGGCATGAAGGCTACTACGGCGGCTATGGCAACCAGTTCGGTGGCGGTTTTGGAGGACCGTATGGCTATGGAGCGCCACCTGGCTTTGGAAGTCCTTACGGCTTTGGTGGCTTCCCCGGGCCATACGGAGGATACGCTAGCGGGTACCAGTACGGCTACGGGTCCGGATACAGCAGTGGATTCTT comes from the Anopheles coluzzii chromosome 2, AcolN3, whole genome shotgun sequence genome and includes:
- the LOC120961140 gene encoding keratin-associated protein 6-2-like: MALTVPIQNTRSTGVSVPTASLESVDSKANQQPATRQLANDPEADRNKRHLGFGGIGIGVGLIGGGFSPYDNYGYGGYYGGHEGYYGGYGNQFGGGFGGPYGYGAPPGFGSPYGFGGFPGPYGGYASGYQYGYGSGYSSGFFG